Proteins encoded within one genomic window of Bombina bombina isolate aBomBom1 chromosome 1, aBomBom1.pri, whole genome shotgun sequence:
- the PABPN1L gene encoding embryonic polyadenylate-binding protein 2 — MTERHTGELELGEGDQTETSDIDELELNAIKMRVREMEEEAERLKGLSGKERTLVVSPMAGMTHIHTYIHTYLFPNCPPRPLSVEEKKEADRRSVYVGNVDYGGTAQDLESHFSGCGSINRITILCDKFSGHPKGYAYIEFAERNSVEAAIAMDETVFRGRIIKVLPKRTNMPGISTTDRGGFRGRSRGPRGNFVRGPRVRGRGGFSLEWMSYYFGQMY; from the exons ATGACGGAGAGACACACAGGAGAACTGGAGCTGGGGGAAGGGGACCAAACTGAAACAAGTGATATAGATGAACTC GAGTTGAATGCTATCAAGATGCGTGTACGAGAGATGGAGGAAGAGGCAGAGCGTTTAAAGGGGCTATCTGGCAAGGAGAGGACCCTGGTTGTTAGCCCTATGGCTGgtatgacacacatacatacatacatacatacatacctttttccaaact GTCCTCCTCGGCCATTGAGTGTGGAAGAAAAGAAAGAAGCTGACAGACGTTCAGTCTATGTGGGAAAT GTAGACTATGGAGGCACCGCCCAAGATCTGGAATCCCACTTTAGTGGCTGTGGATCTATCAATAGAATTACCATCCTATGTGACAAATTCTCTGGGCATCCAAAAGG ATATGCATACATTGAGTTTGCAGAGAGGAACTCTGTGGAAGCTGCCATTGCCATGGATGAAACAGTCTTTCGTGGTCGAATAATTAAG GTTTTACCCAAGAGGACAAACATGCCAGGAATCAGCACCACGGACAGGGGAGGATTTCGTGGCAGATCTAGAGGGCCACGAGGCAATTTTGTAAGGGGCCCAAGAGTTAGAGGAAGAGGAGGGTTCAG TCTGGAATGGATGTCTTACTACTTTGGTCAGATGTACTGA